A window of the Brassica oleracea var. oleracea cultivar TO1000 chromosome C1, BOL, whole genome shotgun sequence genome harbors these coding sequences:
- the LOC106339397 gene encoding cytochrome P450 72A11-like, whose protein sequence is MEASAASVTVSVAIAAVLRWIWRTLNWVWFKPKMLESYLRRQGLVGTPYTLLVGDVKREYSMTTEARSKPIKLTDDIVPRVLPFPSHMLKTYGRTFFTWRGPIPTITITNPEQIKEVLNKIYDFQKPNTFPLSRLVASGLFSYDGDKWAKHRRIINPAFHLDKIKLVLDTL, encoded by the exons ATGGAAGCATCAGCTGCGTCAGTAACAGTTTCAGTAGCTATAGCTGCTGTATTGAGGTGGATATGGAGAACTCTAAATTGGGTTTGGTTTAAACCAAAGATGCTTGAGAGTTACCTGAGAAGACAAGGTCTTGTCGGAACTCCTTACACGTTACTTGTTGGAGATGTGAAAAGGGAATATAGCATGACGACGGAGGCAAGGTCCAAACCCATCAAACTAACTGATGATATCGTCCCACGTGTCTTGCCCTTCCCCTCTCACATGCTCAAGACTTACG GAAGGACTTTTTTTACATGGCGTGGACCTATACCAACCATCACCATTACGAACCCCGAGCAAATCAAGGAAGTGCTGAACAAGATTTATGATTTCCAGAAGCCAAATACATTCCCCTTGAGCAGACTTGTAGCCAGTGGACTCTTTAGTTATGACGGTGATAAATGGGCTAAACACCGAAGAATCATCAACCCTGCTTTCCACCTTGACAAAATCAAG TTGGTTCTAGACACACTCTAA
- the LOC106339407 gene encoding uncharacterized protein At4g02000-like, which produces MFQFQFELESDLLAVLEKRPYHYARWMVILQRWEPTISPSFPSLIPFWIKVQGIPLHLWEEGTIKSIGEDIGIFETYEITPTSVRMRVQINGRLPLITSFVIEYSTGEEVTATLIYEKLEKHCSKCFQLDHEIKDCLAARAEKKPKEKE; this is translated from the coding sequence ATGTTTCAGTTCCAGTTTGAACTGGAATCAGACCTACTAGCTGTTCTTGAGAAAAGACCATACCACTATGCTAGATGGATGGTCATACTCCAACGATGGGAGCCTACTATCTCACCTTCCTTTCCGTCGCTGATACCTTTTTGGATTAAAGTTCAAGGTATACCTTTACATCTCTGGGAAGAAGGTACAATCAAAAGCATTGGTGAGGATATCGGAATCTTTGAAACGTACGAGATTACTCCCACCTCGGTACGTATGAGAGTTCAGATAAACGGCCGACTACCCCTTATAACATCCTTTGTCATCGAGTATTCAACTGGAGAAGAAGTAACCGCCACGCTGATATATGAGAAGTTAGAGAAACACTGCTCAAAATGTTTCCAACTGGACCATGAGATTAAAGACTGTCTGGCTGCAAGGGCAGAGAAGAAACCTAAAGAAAAAGAATAG